A genomic region of Stenotrophomonas sp. NA06056 contains the following coding sequences:
- the pilV gene encoding type IV pilus modification protein PilV: MKHRTSFHAPRQQGGFSLLEVLIAMVVLAFGLLGFALLQTMNVRYVQSSNYRTQATNLAYDLTEQMRSNRYQAAWYSTATFSAGSKSATGVCGRPVAAVTIAQNVAAWQCKVVKALGDNAAATVTVNNGVATVAITWADERWNAKNPDTPTTFALETQL; the protein is encoded by the coding sequence ATGAAACATCGCACCTCATTCCACGCCCCGCGCCAACAGGGCGGCTTCAGCCTGCTGGAGGTGCTGATCGCGATGGTCGTGCTGGCCTTCGGCCTGCTGGGCTTCGCCCTGCTGCAGACCATGAACGTGCGCTACGTGCAGAGCTCCAACTACCGCACCCAGGCGACCAACCTGGCGTACGACCTGACCGAGCAGATGCGCAGCAACCGCTACCAGGCCGCGTGGTATTCCACCGCCACCTTCTCCGCCGGCAGCAAGAGCGCCACCGGCGTCTGCGGCCGTCCGGTCGCTGCGGTCACCATCGCGCAGAACGTGGCCGCCTGGCAGTGCAAGGTGGTCAAGGCGCTGGGCGACAACGCCGCCGCTACGGTCACCGTCAACAACGGTGTGGCCACCGTGGCGATCACCTGGGCCGATGAGCGCTGGAACGCCAAGAACCCGGATACGCCGACCACCTTCGCCCTGGAGACCCAGCTATGA
- a CDS encoding GspH/FimT family pseudopilin, translated as MSSRRSNGFTLVELVVTIAVLAILVTTAFPAFQGLIRSNRVAAGHNELIGLVNLARSDAVRNNQGGGVCGSSNGTSCDGNWSAGMLAFSDASTNSASSGNGQFDSGETVLRFNPINPGMVATGPQALIAFDARGRRRAAGDQTITLRPVQCGKDPLMRTITINASGQASSTKGPCP; from the coding sequence ATGTCATCGCGCCGGTCCAATGGCTTCACGCTGGTCGAGTTGGTGGTCACCATTGCCGTACTGGCAATCCTGGTGACTACGGCCTTTCCTGCCTTCCAGGGCCTCATCCGCTCCAACCGGGTTGCCGCAGGTCACAACGAGCTGATCGGGCTGGTCAACCTGGCGCGAAGCGATGCGGTGCGCAACAACCAGGGCGGTGGTGTCTGTGGCAGCAGCAATGGAACCAGCTGCGACGGCAACTGGTCGGCCGGAATGCTGGCTTTCAGTGACGCCTCCACCAACAGTGCAAGCTCCGGCAACGGCCAGTTCGACAGTGGTGAAACCGTGCTGCGCTTCAACCCGATCAACCCCGGCATGGTCGCGACGGGTCCGCAGGCACTGATCGCTTTCGATGCCCGCGGCCGACGTCGCGCCGCGGGTGACCAGACCATCACGTTGCGACCGGTGCAGTGCGGCAAGGACCCCTTGATGAGGACGATCACCATCAACGCCTCCGGCCAGGCCAGCAGCACCAAGGGACCCTGCCCATGA
- the ppnN gene encoding nucleotide 5'-monophosphate nucleosidase PpnN, translating to MTTNEKAARTLPVQDARIYPRGGLDVLSRAEVARLRDASGGGMHELLRRCALAVLTSGSASDDPRAARDLYPDFDIQVAQQDRGVRIDLANAPAMAFVDGEIIRGVAELLFAVVRDLAYMAIEMGPAYAAELESSEGITNAVFGLLRNARILNPGDPNLVVCWGGHSISRDEYLYTKQVGYELGLRGLDICTGCGPGAMKGPMKGATIAHAKQRRTVTRYIGLTEPGIIAAESPNPIVNHLVIMPDIEKRLEAFVRIGHGIIVFAGGVGTAEEILYLLGILLREENKDLPFPLILTGPTVAAPYFEQIDRFIRLTLGDAAAERYEIVIGDPVAVAKKMSAGIKRVREHRLAQKDSFFFNWSIEIPWEYQQPFVPTHEAMAALDLHHGRAPHALAADLRRAFSGIVAGNVKEDGMRRIEEFGPFQIHGDTDMMQALDELLRAFVEQRRMKISGEYQPCYQVLA from the coding sequence ATGACGACGAACGAAAAGGCAGCGCGGACGCTGCCGGTGCAGGACGCGCGGATCTACCCGCGTGGTGGGCTGGATGTGCTGTCGCGGGCCGAGGTTGCGCGCCTGCGCGATGCCTCCGGTGGTGGCATGCATGAGCTGCTGCGCCGCTGCGCGCTGGCCGTGCTGACCAGTGGCAGTGCTTCCGATGATCCGCGCGCGGCGCGCGATCTGTATCCCGACTTCGACATCCAGGTGGCGCAGCAGGATCGCGGCGTGCGCATCGACCTGGCCAATGCGCCGGCGATGGCGTTCGTCGATGGCGAAATCATCCGCGGCGTGGCCGAACTGCTGTTCGCGGTGGTCCGCGACCTCGCGTACATGGCCATCGAGATGGGCCCGGCCTACGCGGCCGAGCTGGAGTCGTCCGAGGGCATCACCAACGCGGTGTTCGGGTTGCTGCGCAACGCGCGCATCCTCAACCCGGGTGACCCGAACCTGGTGGTCTGCTGGGGCGGCCACTCGATCTCGCGCGACGAATACCTGTACACCAAGCAGGTCGGTTACGAGCTGGGCCTGCGCGGCCTGGACATCTGCACCGGCTGCGGGCCGGGTGCGATGAAGGGGCCCATGAAGGGCGCCACCATCGCCCATGCCAAGCAGCGCCGCACGGTCACGCGCTACATCGGCCTGACCGAGCCGGGCATCATCGCCGCCGAGTCGCCGAATCCGATCGTCAACCACCTGGTGATCATGCCGGACATCGAGAAGCGCCTTGAGGCCTTCGTCCGCATCGGCCACGGCATCATCGTGTTCGCCGGGGGCGTGGGTACCGCCGAGGAGATCCTGTACCTGCTCGGCATCCTGCTGCGCGAGGAGAACAAGGATCTGCCGTTCCCGCTGATCCTGACTGGCCCGACCGTTGCCGCGCCGTACTTCGAGCAGATCGACCGCTTCATCCGCCTGACCCTGGGCGACGCTGCGGCAGAGCGCTACGAAATCGTCATCGGCGATCCGGTGGCGGTGGCCAAGAAGATGTCGGCCGGCATCAAGCGCGTGCGCGAGCATCGCCTGGCGCAGAAGGATTCGTTCTTCTTCAACTGGTCCATCGAGATTCCGTGGGAATACCAGCAGCCGTTCGTGCCGACCCACGAGGCGATGGCTGCACTGGACCTGCATCACGGGCGTGCGCCGCATGCGCTGGCGGCTGACCTGCGCCGGGCGTTCTCGGGCATCGTCGCCGGCAACGTGAAGGAAGACGGTATGCGCCGCATCGAGGAGTTCGGACCGTTCCAGATCCATGGCGACACCGACATGATGCAGGCCCTGGACGAACTGCTGCGCGCCTTTGTCGAGCAGCGCCGGATGAAGATCTCCGGCGAGTACCAGCCCTGCTACCAGGTGCTGGCGTAA
- a CDS encoding carboxypeptidase regulatory-like domain-containing protein, whose amino-acid sequence MSKLTLGLVAALAAAPAFAQSTSAGVGGQVVSRAGQPVAGAEVTITHTESGTVSRATTDAAGRYNARGLRVGGPYSITITKPGEGTKTEDGVYLGVNQTGTINATLAGDLAATNLDTVQVTAVGGGSEVFSATKMGSGTNISQQQIEVAPSIGGNIQDLMRLDPRVTFIDRASGSISAGGQNPRFNSISIDGVSASDTFGLEGNNMPTRRQPVAMEAIEALDINLSNYDVSIAAAAGATVNAVTKSGTNEFHGSVYGTYRDGDWFGDNPEGQPFNGFTKEKTYGMTVGGPILKDKLFFFANYEKFEQAAPGADLSTTPLGKANGQFNLADVTRAQQIAQGYGIDAGGIESNGDTSMEEYALKLDWNISDNHRANIRYSKIDQSKLRINGMTTSSASLNSYWYQHNKTNESYVAQLFSDWTDNFSTEFKASYREFSAIRAVNTNAPSVRIYFDGTTAAPSGDSLYLGTEVNSQDNILKTKAWNYYGAGTLTLGNHDVKFGASYDTNDIYNYYGANSWGAYTFYGLDNFAAGRWSTYDYAPERTPGSIAADYKYSNLALFVQDTWYVNSNLTLTLGLRADRPDTSPNPTYNAAASSFFGYNNSKVFESKFLVQPRFGFNYTFDTERPTQLRGGVGLFQGDSPQVWLSNSYSATGFNTTVYSLRSNAYNAGLKFNGDKDSQPVPTGPGSTQQNVNFVGNDFKLPSIYKANLAFDHETPWYGIVASAELLVTKVKDGLFYQNLNLGPVQYQGPDGRDMYYAQNKVGAWANGDARVQRNTAYNNVYLINNTDKGRTSQFTASLSKPWSDTSDWSWNIGYTYTDATEVGSLTSSTASSGWNYQYAFDANSPVENTSRYQIRDRLSGALNWKHKFFGDYETKIGLVYEGRSGRPYSYVYANDANGDGRSANDLFYVPKGPGDVLFGTLAANGQFTANAQMEKDFFTWLAANPDLAKYAGSSTPANGFRSGWINTFDIRISQQLPGFMKGHKSEIWLDIQNVGNMINKDWGNIYDYGFFADSRVATLQGMYQGKYVYNYRGADTPTVANADADGFDVGVSQWSLQLGFRYQF is encoded by the coding sequence ATGTCCAAGCTCACCCTTGGTCTCGTGGCTGCGCTCGCCGCCGCTCCCGCCTTCGCCCAGAGCACCTCTGCCGGTGTCGGCGGCCAGGTCGTGTCCCGCGCCGGCCAGCCCGTCGCCGGTGCTGAAGTCACCATCACCCACACCGAGTCGGGCACCGTTTCGCGTGCGACCACCGATGCGGCGGGTCGTTACAACGCACGCGGCCTGCGCGTGGGTGGTCCGTACTCGATCACCATCACCAAGCCCGGTGAAGGCACCAAGACCGAAGATGGCGTCTACCTGGGCGTGAACCAGACCGGCACCATCAACGCCACCCTGGCCGGCGACCTCGCCGCGACCAACCTGGACACCGTGCAGGTCACCGCTGTCGGCGGCGGCTCGGAAGTGTTCAGCGCCACCAAGATGGGTTCGGGCACCAACATCAGCCAGCAGCAGATCGAAGTTGCGCCGTCCATCGGCGGCAACATCCAGGATCTGATGCGCCTGGATCCGCGCGTGACCTTCATCGATCGTGCTTCGGGCTCGATCTCGGCCGGCGGCCAGAACCCGCGTTTCAACTCGATCAGCATCGACGGCGTCTCGGCCAGCGACACCTTCGGCCTGGAAGGCAACAACATGCCGACCCGCCGCCAGCCGGTCGCGATGGAAGCCATCGAAGCGCTGGACATCAACCTGTCCAACTACGACGTCAGCATCGCTGCTGCCGCCGGCGCCACCGTCAACGCGGTGACCAAGTCGGGTACCAATGAATTCCACGGTTCGGTGTACGGCACCTACCGTGACGGCGACTGGTTCGGTGACAACCCGGAAGGCCAGCCGTTCAATGGTTTCACCAAGGAAAAGACCTACGGCATGACCGTGGGTGGTCCGATCCTCAAGGACAAGCTGTTCTTCTTCGCCAACTACGAGAAGTTCGAGCAGGCTGCCCCGGGTGCCGACCTGTCGACCACTCCGCTGGGCAAGGCCAATGGCCAGTTCAACCTGGCTGACGTGACCCGTGCGCAGCAGATCGCGCAGGGCTACGGCATCGATGCCGGTGGCATCGAAAGCAACGGCGACACCAGCATGGAAGAGTATGCGCTGAAGCTGGACTGGAACATCAGCGACAACCACCGTGCCAACATCCGTTACAGCAAGATCGACCAGAGCAAGCTGCGCATCAACGGCATGACCACGAGCTCGGCATCGCTGAACTCGTACTGGTACCAGCACAACAAGACCAACGAGAGCTACGTCGCCCAGCTGTTCAGCGACTGGACCGACAATTTCTCGACCGAGTTCAAGGCCTCCTACCGCGAGTTCTCGGCGATCCGTGCGGTCAACACCAACGCTCCGAGCGTGCGCATCTATTTCGATGGCACCACGGCTGCGCCGTCGGGTGATTCGCTGTACCTCGGTACCGAAGTCAACTCGCAGGACAACATCCTGAAGACCAAGGCGTGGAACTACTACGGTGCAGGCACCCTGACCCTGGGTAACCACGACGTCAAGTTCGGTGCTTCGTACGACACCAACGACATCTACAACTACTACGGTGCCAACTCGTGGGGTGCCTACACCTTCTACGGTCTGGACAATTTCGCTGCCGGCCGCTGGAGCACCTACGACTACGCCCCGGAGCGTACCCCGGGTTCGATTGCTGCTGACTACAAGTACAGCAACCTGGCGCTGTTCGTGCAGGACACCTGGTACGTCAACAGCAACCTGACCCTGACCCTGGGCCTGCGTGCCGACCGTCCGGACACCAGCCCGAACCCGACCTACAACGCTGCTGCGTCGAGCTTCTTCGGCTACAACAACAGCAAGGTCTTCGAAAGCAAGTTCCTGGTGCAGCCGCGCTTCGGCTTCAACTACACCTTCGACACCGAGCGCCCGACCCAGCTGCGCGGCGGCGTCGGCCTGTTCCAGGGTGATTCCCCGCAGGTGTGGCTGAGCAACAGCTACTCGGCGACCGGCTTCAACACCACCGTCTACAGCCTGCGCTCCAACGCCTACAACGCTGGTCTGAAGTTCAACGGTGACAAGGACAGCCAGCCGGTACCGACCGGCCCGGGCTCGACCCAGCAGAACGTCAACTTCGTCGGCAACGACTTCAAGCTGCCGTCGATCTACAAGGCCAACCTGGCCTTTGACCATGAAACCCCGTGGTACGGCATCGTGGCTTCGGCCGAACTGCTGGTCACCAAGGTCAAGGACGGCCTGTTCTACCAGAACCTGAATCTGGGTCCGGTGCAGTACCAGGGTCCGGACGGTCGTGACATGTACTACGCGCAGAACAAGGTCGGTGCGTGGGCCAACGGTGACGCGCGCGTGCAGCGCAATACCGCTTACAACAACGTCTACCTGATCAACAACACCGACAAGGGCCGCACCTCGCAGTTCACCGCGTCGCTGTCCAAGCCGTGGAGCGACACCAGCGACTGGTCCTGGAACATCGGCTACACCTATACCGATGCCACCGAAGTCGGCTCGCTGACCAGCTCCACCGCCAGCTCGGGTTGGAACTACCAGTACGCCTTCGACGCCAACAGCCCGGTCGAGAACACCTCGCGCTACCAGATCCGCGACCGCCTGTCGGGCGCGCTGAACTGGAAGCACAAGTTCTTCGGTGACTACGAGACCAAGATCGGTCTGGTGTACGAAGGCCGCAGCGGTCGTCCGTACAGCTACGTGTACGCCAACGACGCCAATGGCGACGGCCGTTCGGCCAACGACCTGTTCTACGTGCCGAAGGGCCCGGGCGACGTGCTGTTCGGTACCCTGGCTGCCAATGGCCAGTTCACCGCCAACGCGCAGATGGAGAAGGACTTCTTCACCTGGCTGGCCGCCAATCCGGACCTCGCCAAGTACGCAGGCAGCTCGACGCCGGCCAACGGCTTCCGCAGCGGCTGGATCAACACCTTCGACATCCGCATCAGCCAGCAGCTGCCGGGCTTCATGAAGGGTCACAAGTCGGAGATCTGGCTGGATATCCAGAACGTCGGCAACATGATCAACAAGGACTGGGGCAACATCTACGACTACGGCTTCTTCGCCGACAGCCGCGTTGCCACCCTGCAGGGCATGTACCAGGGCAAGTACGTGTACAACTACCGCGGTGCGGATACCCCGACCGTGGCCAACGCCGACGCCGATGGCTTCGACGTCGGTGTCTCGCAGTGGTCGCTGCAGCTGGGCTTCCGCTACCAGTTCTGA
- a CDS encoding SDR family NAD(P)-dependent oxidoreductase, producing MSAWPSTSPADGALDGRPLQDRVVLVAGAGGGLGSAAAVAAAEAGATVVLLGRKPRRLDRVYAQVQAVGPEPLLYPLDLEGAGPDDYAELAQAVAQELGRLDGLLVCAAHFPGLTPFELADPASFARAVHVTLTAPAWLAQACLPLLRQREDAALVFTVDAPERVGQAYWGGYGAAQHGLRGLIGSLHDELARSPVRVSGLYPGPLRTALRARAYSIDQDPAARGPEAAAAAAVTLLSAAGQAWRGQVLDAGRPPSRDEGVRKAE from the coding sequence ATGAGCGCCTGGCCATCGACGTCACCGGCAGACGGGGCGCTCGATGGCCGCCCGTTGCAGGATCGCGTGGTGCTCGTTGCCGGTGCCGGTGGTGGGCTGGGCAGCGCTGCCGCTGTTGCAGCCGCGGAAGCGGGGGCGACCGTGGTCCTGCTGGGGCGCAAGCCACGCCGGTTGGATCGGGTCTATGCCCAGGTGCAGGCGGTCGGGCCGGAACCGTTGTTGTATCCGTTGGACCTGGAAGGTGCCGGTCCTGACGACTATGCCGAGCTGGCCCAGGCCGTGGCGCAGGAACTGGGACGCCTCGATGGCCTGCTGGTCTGCGCAGCGCACTTTCCCGGCTTGACCCCGTTCGAGCTGGCCGACCCGGCCAGTTTCGCCCGCGCCGTGCACGTCACCCTGACCGCGCCAGCCTGGCTGGCCCAGGCCTGCCTGCCGTTGCTGCGTCAGCGTGAGGACGCAGCGCTGGTGTTCACTGTGGATGCCCCTGAGCGGGTGGGGCAGGCGTATTGGGGCGGCTATGGCGCCGCCCAGCATGGCCTGCGCGGGTTGATCGGCAGCCTGCATGACGAGCTGGCCCGCAGCCCGGTGCGGGTAAGTGGTCTCTACCCCGGCCCCTTGCGTACCGCCCTGCGGGCGCGGGCCTATTCGATCGATCAGGACCCGGCCGCACGTGGCCCGGAGGCCGCCGCTGCAGCGGCCGTAACCCTGTTGTCCGCCGCTGGACAGGCGTGGCGGGGGCAGGTGCTCGATGCGGGCAGGCCGCCATCGCGAGATGAAGGCGTTCGTAAGGCGGAATGA
- the grxD gene encoding Grx4 family monothiol glutaredoxin, whose protein sequence is MAVMQQIQAEVDRYPLVLFMKGTPQYPMCGYSSRAVQALMAAGAVALRTVNVLEEPEIRANLPRFSNLPTFPQLFINGELIGGCDIIMELFEAGELKRIVEEAAQG, encoded by the coding sequence GTGGCGGTAATGCAGCAAATCCAGGCCGAGGTGGATCGTTACCCGCTCGTGCTGTTCATGAAGGGCACCCCGCAGTACCCCATGTGCGGCTATTCCAGCCGTGCCGTGCAGGCCTTGATGGCCGCGGGCGCCGTTGCGCTGCGCACGGTCAATGTGCTCGAAGAGCCGGAGATCCGCGCCAACCTGCCGCGCTTCTCCAATCTGCCCACTTTCCCGCAGCTGTTCATCAACGGTGAGTTGATCGGCGGCTGCGACATCATCATGGAACTGTTCGAAGCCGGCGAGCTCAAGCGCATCGTCGAAGAGGCTGCGCAGGGATGA
- a CDS encoding Fe-Mn family superoxide dismutase: protein MPVELPALPYLPSSLQPHLSAQTVELHHGRHHRTYVEAVNAAIIGTEWEEATLEDIVRHAQGALFDDAAQAWNHGFYWQCLRPRGGGEPQGRLGELVKRQFGDGQRLREEFNRTALGLFGSGWVWLVQHPGGQLGLQATRNAGTPLTGESTPLLCCDIWEHAYYTDYQNDRARYLEAFWQLVNWEFAESQLR from the coding sequence ATGCCCGTCGAATTGCCCGCCCTGCCCTACCTGCCCTCGTCCCTGCAGCCGCACCTGTCTGCACAGACCGTAGAACTGCATCACGGCCGCCACCATCGCACCTACGTCGAGGCGGTCAATGCCGCCATCATCGGCACCGAATGGGAAGAAGCCACGCTGGAGGACATCGTCCGCCACGCCCAGGGCGCGCTGTTTGACGACGCCGCCCAAGCCTGGAACCACGGTTTCTACTGGCAATGCCTGCGCCCGCGCGGCGGTGGCGAGCCGCAGGGCCGTCTGGGCGAGCTGGTCAAGCGCCAGTTCGGCGACGGCCAACGCCTTCGCGAAGAGTTCAATCGAACCGCGCTTGGCCTGTTCGGCTCCGGCTGGGTGTGGCTGGTACAGCACCCGGGTGGGCAGCTCGGCCTGCAGGCCACGCGCAATGCCGGCACCCCGCTGACCGGCGAAAGCACGCCGCTGCTGTGCTGCGACATCTGGGAGCACGCGTACTACACCGACTACCAGAATGATCGTGCGCGTTATCTGGAAGCGTTCTGGCAACTGGTGAACTGGGAGTTCGCCGAGAGCCAGCTGCGCTGA